The Pseudomonadota bacterium DNA segment AGATACAGGCCAAGAACGCGATCTCCTCCTTTGTTGAGGCGTTGACGGCCTACGAGCTTGCTGTGGCGGAGCTTCGGGACGATATGGTCAGGCGCGGGATTGACCCCAGTTCTGTGGAGCGTGGCAAGACGTGGAACGTCGAGCGAATCGATGCGTGCCAGGGACTGCGAAGCCTCGCTCCGCGCGTGGTGGATGCCATAGTCACATCGCCGCCATACTTCGGCATGGCAGACTATGTGAAATCGCAGCGCCTCACATTCCTATGGAATCACCCTGATGTCGCCGAGATCGAAGGCTGGGGCGATCTAGAGGATCTCCGTGAGGCTGAGATTGGGTCGCGATCTCATCGGCGGCGGACTAGAAGTCCTCAGGAATACCGCGACTACATGGAACGCTTCGTCCAGGTGGCAAGCGGCGCCTTGAAGAAGGATGGAGTTCTTTGCGTCGTCATGGGCGCGTCCACGGCAAGCAGGCCTACAGGCTTCGACATGGACGACGCTGCCAGTCGCTGTGGGCTAGAGAGGATCTTCTCTTCAGAGCGGGATATCAGGGTTACGAAGCGACGTCTCCGTGCGCAGCTAGAAGGCGAGTCTGTAGTCGTCTACAAGAAGTGAATCACCCAATGGCGGATGACCAAGCCCATTTGCTGGATAGCCGGGGCGACCTCTTCACCGTCCGCTCGCTATCACCCGCCATGGCGAGCCGCTTTGCCGACGACTTGGTCGCGGCGCACAACCTGATTCCATACCAGCGCTGGACAATGGAAGATCTACTCGCGGATAGAGACTCGGCGCGGGAGTTCTTCGGCAAGTGGGAGATAAGCACTATCGCACTATCGGTTGACGAGCGACCCCTTGGCTTCTGCATCGGCTTCGAGCGGGCAGCCGATGGCACCTACTATGAGTCGAACGGGATCTATCTCCATCGGTTGGCGGTTTCCTCTCAATTCCAAGGCCGCTCCATCGGAGCCCTCCTCCAGGCCGAGACGATTGCCCGAGCCCTGTCGCGCGGCCTCAAGTATGTGCAGGATCTCCCAGTCGCGCCGA contains these protein-coding regions:
- a CDS encoding site-specific DNA-methyltransferase, whose protein sequence is MASSACSRRALEGIDWDFANVENRGIHLIHWYPATFVSAIPGSLIPMLTNEGDFVVDPFCGSGATLVEAVRLGRTTHGFDTNPVATLISRAKLAPPQASEIAVLRDEIRDLAGALPLALAEVDRLSHPNRPELLRWYHLDTFLQLRTIQSKVESLPAGRLRTAAQCVFSSTLKATSSQGRHYGWVCDNVTPKADEIQAKNAISSFVEALTAYELAVAELRDDMVRRGIDPSSVERGKTWNVERIDACQGLRSLAPRVVDAIVTSPPYFGMADYVKSQRLTFLWNHPDVAEIEGWGDLEDLREAEIGSRSHRRRTRSPQEYRDYMERFVQVASGALKKDGVLCVVMGASTASRPTGFDMDDAASRCGLERIFSSERDIRVTKRRLRAQLEGESVVVYKK